CATGTTATAATATCACTTGAACTTGCTTAATTTTCAAAATGGAACTACATATCTTGTTCTTCAATGTGACAAGGAGAGAGTTCAAGTGAGGTATGTTGTTGCTTTTGTTCTCTTTGGAGTGATATTCTTTTTAACAACTTTAGTTTATTATTTCCCGCTGAAATACTACGAAGTCGTTGTACGACATTCAGGTAAAATCGATCCGTTGCTTATAATCGGTGTTATAAGGACAGAGAGCAGTTTTAAAGAAAATGCTATTTCAAATGCCGGAGCATATGGACTAATGCAATTAATGCCAGAAACCGCCGAATGGTTGAAAAAGAAGTTTAAGGTAAACTACGACTACAAAACACCAGAAGGAAACATAGCCTTAGGGTGTTTGTATTTAAATTATCTTTTGGAAAAAGATGGCAACTTGAAGCCAGCGCTTGTTCATTACAATACAGGTCCTTACGCTGACGAATTTACGAAAGTAGACGCTGGTGGTAGATATTTGAGAAAGGTTTTAACTGCTTATAAAATTTATAAATTCCTTTACAGGAGATGATTTAAGTGTTAGTTTTGACGAGCGAAGAAATGAAAAATTTAGAAAGACTAAGCGTGGAAAACTTTTTGATGAGCGAAGAATTACTCATGGAACGTGCCGGAATTTCTGTAGTTCAGGCAATATGGAATGAGTTTGGTAAATTAGATGATAAAAATTTTGTTGTCGTTTGCGGTACAGGGAATAATGGCGGAGACGGATATGTAATAGCTCGTGATCTTTTAAACTATACTGAAGCTGTGAGAGTAATCGCACTTGGTGAACCAAAAACAGACTTAGCAAAGACAAATTGTGAAAGATTCACAAAACACGGTGGTATAGTTTACAAGTACGACGAGATAGGACTGGAAAAAGCTACTGAAATTATTTCTTCTTCTGACATAGTTGTGGATGCATTACTTGGGACGGGGCTCAAAAATGAAATAACAGAAGAAAATTTAATACGCCTAATAGAATCTATTAACATTTATTCAAACTGCACGGTTTCTGTCGACATTCCATCTGGCATCAACGCGGACAAC
This DNA window, taken from Fervidobacterium sp., encodes the following:
- a CDS encoding lytic transglycosylase domain-containing protein, with protein sequence MRYVVAFVLFGVIFFLTTLVYYFPLKYYEVVVRHSGKIDPLLIIGVIRTESSFKENAISNAGAYGLMQLMPETAEWLKKKFKVNYDYKTPEGNIALGCLYLNYLLEKDGNLKPALVHYNTGPYADEFTKVDAGGRYLRKVLTAYKIYKFLYRR